In Mesorhizobium shangrilense, the following proteins share a genomic window:
- a CDS encoding DUF6212 domain-containing protein, protein MCIVSEVEFGSTVTADPGSATYALAQHLAGTGDTVTLLWVPSPFGSQPDEQEIARLGKWCFDNFLVRLELLPPSPELLRGMDSSDKNSVAVYHYLKQNTFDIVYFSLEGGLAHFPAVAKRTGVFPDPPSIVVLAHEPLMWKLEANNRAVERKEQMTVAHMEKTSAETCDHLVVTGQSLLDWMAKAAWKLPASCRIAAPLEPQEWRSTFVVNHDRPRERPTAEVVHFSGTEARDGLMLFCDALDRLADSGVTDLAVTVVGAFGHVLGEHSGGMIVRRARQWPFKLKFLPIRDEPEIFRYLRQSHALVAITHSAAHLPLDVLTCLDEEIPFVATDVGSIRDVLHSKSVDAVMMEASASAIAAKIASVLKSRSFGPAKPRQKREGREKTWNKLHAKFSREPDKVSSRSRSRAPLVSIITAHYNRARLLPQAIASVRHQDYPNIELIVVDDGSADPDAIQLLTELEPEFEQRGWRIIRQKNGFLGKARNTGIRAAKGSMILFLDDDNALFPNAVSTFVACMQKSGADICTTFAKWLNEPFVPPDTKSGYMLYFPVGGPTDITLLINPYGDANAMFRREVFDTVGYLNEQRGFSASDWEFFLRADLAGLEIVTIPEPLYWYRSAPTGMNRNAEWLRNRKPIIDVFRKHKFAKTDMFVELGISSNTASHEKDLNLWNLELRVNDERYLRLSTGSANTADAMQLLAEIAAREGRADTAISLLAHAGRSDFALGVVEMLNAAAEETMPELHSSLYREEYLSAEPMRLAHVGSYPDVDPDLLSYVEQSPDQLFLEAKGGNVAMALLKGVCPPGATGATCWVYLDEELTDRAQFQLAIVDAENQTFGDLAHILESDGGSGWADVSRAREPREIMATARSPATGRRDLLLAVRCGSRADARVLGGFSAIQIRHVVSTGARRPRLNAPQQRQRMRRMTNDELKHSTLVTDYPSDLPTLLVAGDDGGIFLRPNTRGLVVAALNSAFPAFARSVIATVEIAHEDASPFEFAMALGRQEEKLVWKHDVPVGALAFSGWTRVSEPFELHDLKVSIREIDRKWLTIYLAIRLPRGSKPTPSNAFWRKLLLLWD, encoded by the coding sequence GTGTGTATTGTTTCGGAGGTTGAGTTCGGCTCGACGGTGACAGCCGATCCCGGGTCGGCGACGTACGCGCTAGCCCAGCATCTGGCGGGAACCGGTGACACCGTGACGCTGCTTTGGGTGCCGAGCCCTTTCGGCAGCCAGCCCGACGAGCAGGAGATCGCCAGGCTGGGGAAATGGTGCTTCGACAATTTCCTGGTGCGGCTCGAATTGCTGCCGCCGTCGCCCGAGCTGCTGCGCGGCATGGATTCGAGCGACAAGAACTCGGTAGCTGTTTACCACTACCTCAAGCAGAACACTTTCGACATCGTGTACTTTTCGCTTGAGGGCGGACTGGCGCATTTCCCCGCGGTTGCGAAGCGGACGGGCGTGTTTCCCGACCCTCCTTCGATCGTCGTGCTCGCTCATGAACCGCTTATGTGGAAGCTGGAAGCCAATAACCGGGCGGTCGAACGAAAGGAGCAGATGACCGTCGCGCACATGGAAAAGACGTCGGCCGAAACGTGCGACCATCTTGTTGTCACCGGTCAGTCTCTGCTCGACTGGATGGCCAAGGCGGCATGGAAGTTGCCCGCCAGCTGCCGCATTGCGGCGCCCCTTGAGCCACAGGAGTGGCGCTCGACCTTTGTCGTCAATCACGACAGGCCGCGAGAGCGGCCCACTGCCGAAGTGGTTCATTTTTCGGGCACAGAGGCGCGCGATGGACTGATGCTGTTCTGTGATGCGCTGGATCGTCTGGCCGACAGCGGCGTCACCGATCTGGCGGTGACGGTTGTCGGAGCGTTTGGTCATGTCCTGGGCGAGCATTCGGGCGGCATGATCGTTCGACGCGCGCGGCAGTGGCCGTTCAAGCTGAAGTTCCTGCCCATTCGAGATGAGCCCGAGATCTTCCGATACCTGCGGCAGAGCCATGCGCTGGTGGCGATTACGCACTCGGCTGCGCATCTTCCGCTTGATGTACTGACGTGCCTCGACGAGGAGATCCCGTTTGTCGCGACAGACGTCGGCAGCATACGCGACGTGCTCCATTCGAAGTCGGTCGACGCCGTCATGATGGAAGCGTCGGCGTCCGCCATCGCGGCCAAGATTGCGTCCGTACTGAAAAGCCGATCGTTCGGCCCGGCGAAGCCGCGGCAAAAAAGGGAAGGGCGCGAGAAAACCTGGAACAAGCTGCACGCGAAATTCTCCCGTGAACCCGATAAGGTCTCCAGTCGCAGCCGGAGCCGGGCGCCGCTCGTTTCGATCATAACGGCGCACTACAATCGGGCGCGCCTTTTACCGCAGGCAATCGCCTCGGTTCGACACCAGGACTATCCCAACATCGAATTGATCGTCGTTGACGACGGCAGCGCCGATCCAGATGCAATCCAGTTGTTGACCGAGCTCGAGCCAGAGTTCGAACAGCGTGGCTGGCGGATCATTCGGCAGAAGAACGGCTTCCTCGGCAAGGCGCGTAACACGGGAATCCGTGCCGCCAAGGGTTCGATGATCCTGTTCCTGGACGACGACAACGCACTGTTCCCGAACGCCGTCAGTACATTCGTCGCCTGCATGCAAAAGTCCGGCGCCGATATCTGCACGACCTTTGCCAAGTGGCTCAATGAGCCCTTCGTGCCGCCGGACACGAAAAGTGGCTACATGCTCTACTTCCCGGTCGGCGGACCTACGGACATCACCCTGCTCATCAATCCCTATGGCGATGCCAATGCAATGTTCCGGCGCGAGGTATTCGACACGGTAGGTTATCTGAACGAGCAGCGGGGCTTTTCCGCAAGCGATTGGGAGTTTTTCCTTCGCGCGGACCTGGCAGGCCTCGAGATCGTCACCATCCCGGAGCCGCTCTATTGGTATCGGTCGGCGCCGACGGGCATGAATCGAAATGCCGAGTGGCTGAGGAATCGCAAGCCGATCATCGACGTTTTCCGAAAGCACAAGTTCGCGAAAACGGACATGTTCGTGGAACTCGGCATCAGCTCGAACACCGCCAGTCACGAGAAGGACCTCAACCTCTGGAATTTGGAGCTGCGGGTCAACGACGAACGGTATCTCAGGCTGAGTACGGGTTCGGCCAATACGGCAGACGCAATGCAGTTGCTGGCCGAAATAGCCGCGCGCGAAGGCAGGGCGGATACCGCGATTTCGCTGCTCGCCCATGCAGGGCGATCCGACTTCGCCTTGGGTGTGGTGGAAATGCTCAACGCTGCGGCGGAAGAGACCATGCCGGAGTTGCATTCTTCACTTTACCGCGAGGAGTATCTCTCCGCCGAGCCCATGCGTCTGGCTCATGTCGGTTCGTATCCGGATGTGGATCCGGACTTGCTGAGCTATGTCGAACAATCGCCGGACCAGCTGTTTCTCGAAGCCAAAGGCGGCAATGTCGCGATGGCTTTGCTGAAGGGCGTCTGCCCGCCGGGCGCTACTGGCGCGACCTGTTGGGTCTATCTCGACGAGGAGCTCACGGACCGTGCGCAGTTTCAGTTGGCGATCGTCGATGCGGAAAACCAGACCTTCGGCGACCTCGCCCACATCCTCGAGAGTGATGGCGGGAGTGGTTGGGCCGATGTCAGCCGGGCGCGCGAGCCGCGCGAGATAATGGCGACCGCCCGATCCCCGGCAACCGGCAGGCGTGATCTGCTGCTCGCGGTCAGATGCGGCAGTCGCGCGGACGCGCGTGTACTCGGCGGCTTTTCAGCCATCCAGATCCGCCATGTCGTTTCGACCGGCGCGAGGCGTCCGCGCCTCAACGCACCGCAACAACGCCAGCGCATGCGTCGGATGACCAATGACGAGCTGAAGCATTCAACGCTTGTGACCGATTATCCCTCCGATCTGCCGACGCTGCTCGTCGCCGGCGACGATGGCGGCATATTCCTGCGGCCGAACACGCGTGGCCTGGTTGTTGCCGCCCTCAATTCCGCTTTCCCGGCCTTTGCCAGAAGTGTCATCGCGACGGTGGAAATCGCTCATGAGGATGCATCGCCATTCGAGTTCGCCATGGCCCTGGGCAGGCAGGAAGAAAAGCTTGTCTGGAAACACGACGTCCCGGTCGGCGCCTTGGCATTCTCCGGATGGACACGGGTCTCAGAACCTTTCGAACTGCATGACTTGAAGGTTTCGATCCGGGAGATAGATCGCAAATGGCTGACGATCTATCTGGCCATCCGGCTACCGCGCGGCTCGAAGCCGACGCCATCCAATGCTTTTTGGCGCAAGCTGTTGCTCCTTTGGGACTGA
- a CDS encoding ATP-binding cassette domain-containing protein — translation MLRIGVDVGGTNTDAALLKGQALRRARQKIGVVSQNPYLSLSPRLTIAEILAEPMLAQGQRPGPSMRRKIAGLLSDCGLPADFLERRARELSGGQAQRVAIARALALEPGLMILDEPTSALDVSVQAQILNLLSDLKESRGLSMLLVTHNLKAVAHISDALHVSRRCCRIWQGRRSDESAHSGIHARTALLWPSHQANTLGKFHHGPTRFLSNARSLRDKMNSRVKAFGQAMDILAMDYGAPGGCAANIGFIGFFVAKIRGLPVSFRTVPRSHYGRTSVSVRYNEVVGSPSSSIMLATAAIATIGLFAALPTRLLSGNDLRP, via the coding sequence ATGCTGCGCATCGGGGTGGACGTGGGCGGAACCAATACGGATGCGGCGCTGCTGAAAGGCCAGGCACTTCGCCGCGCGCGGCAAAAAATCGGGGTCGTGTCGCAGAACCCCTACCTCTCGCTTAGCCCACGACTGACGATTGCGGAAATCCTTGCCGAACCCATGCTTGCGCAAGGACAACGACCAGGCCCCAGCATGCGGAGAAAGATCGCGGGCCTGTTATCGGACTGTGGCCTGCCTGCTGATTTCCTTGAGCGGCGAGCGCGTGAGCTTTCCGGTGGTCAGGCGCAACGAGTAGCGATCGCGCGGGCGTTGGCGTTGGAACCTGGGCTCATGATACTTGATGAGCCCACCTCGGCGCTGGATGTTTCCGTGCAGGCGCAGATCCTAAACCTGTTGTCGGACTTGAAGGAAAGTCGGGGTTTGTCGATGCTGTTGGTCACTCACAACCTTAAAGCTGTCGCGCATATTTCCGACGCCCTTCATGTGTCGCGGCGATGTTGTCGAATTTGGCAGGGCCGAAGAAGTGATGAGAGCGCCCACTCAGGAATACACGCGCGAACTGCTCTCCTTTGGCCTTCGCATCAGGCCAACACGTTAGGCAAATTCCACCATGGTCCCACCAGGTTTCTTTCGAACGCCAGAAGCCTACGAGATAAAATGAATTCACGCGTGAAGGCTTTCGGGCAAGCCATGGACATTTTAGCTATGGACTATGGTGCGCCCGGAGGATGCGCCGCGAACATTGGTTTCATTGGCTTTTTCGTGGCTAAAATCAGAGGTCTTCCCGTATCGTTCCGCACGGTTCCACGATCGCATTATGGTCGGACCTCTGTGTCCGTCCGGTATAATGAGGTCGTGGGCAGCCCTTCGAGCTCGATAATGCTGGCGACGGCGGCGATCGCCACGATCGGACTGTTCGCCGCTTTGCCTACCCGGCTACTCTCCGGCAACGACTTGCGGCCTTGA
- a CDS encoding sulfatase-like hydrolase/transferase, with translation MADALNMRDFATLSVSIILVLVLGYAAARLCLRLGVVGHRVLLGALILGVGLATAGTGYHVRAEALPATKIQNPIVHFVESALLSPMPVVLTMKAGPNDPDVASVGERPPETSNFKASTPNPIKNVLVYMMESVPSKYIETFGGKYPVTPNIKSYSGDSIRFDNIYAHAPSTQYSIFSLFSSMYNDISYYGMTNRYPYLKLDSISNTLSSHGFRTGFFWSADSRFQRVDEFLLNKGLDAIQDFRGQKCATPTFKLSSETWKNMDYNSDLCTAQATIDWLNTDAEKPFFAIMFTAMTHYPYLVTDSPMFTKMSRSARDTTLVHYSDDDKFNSYLNALKIGDLAFGQILDSLKQSGKLDSTLVVILGDHGEAFGEHGDYVHASAIYEENIHIPLIMINKHLFHDEVVHSVGGIVDIAPTILDILGIPLPKQWQGRSLFSEQRPNKTFFFNPWSGFLFGYRENDRKVIFNATTGKVEEYDLKADPDERTNLFRDDASDRSALLQPIAGWVQSQRRRVADLVADAANDTPRCSITSLEVDAAGVDFQGPPRFDVLVDGKRVAGFDVPGKESTASTSEAAVAELKDASAGAQPLHVDLSGVTNPQTIELRYVNDLWAGPGKAGDRNLFIKSIRLNGQVVPNSRLHVDEQSHGYTDDSGTAMYTNGSLWVSGPFVAGCM, from the coding sequence ATGGCCGACGCGCTCAACATGAGGGACTTCGCGACCCTGTCCGTGTCAATCATTCTGGTGCTTGTGCTCGGTTACGCCGCAGCCAGATTGTGTCTGCGGCTGGGCGTCGTCGGTCACAGGGTGCTCCTGGGTGCGCTCATTCTGGGCGTCGGCCTGGCGACTGCCGGCACCGGCTATCACGTTCGGGCGGAGGCGCTGCCGGCGACGAAGATCCAGAATCCGATCGTGCATTTTGTTGAATCGGCTTTGCTCAGTCCGATGCCGGTCGTCCTGACCATGAAGGCCGGCCCCAATGATCCCGATGTCGCCAGCGTTGGGGAGCGCCCGCCCGAAACGTCCAACTTCAAGGCATCAACACCAAACCCGATCAAGAACGTTCTCGTTTACATGATGGAGTCGGTGCCGTCCAAATACATCGAGACGTTTGGCGGCAAGTACCCGGTCACTCCAAACATAAAGAGCTATTCGGGGGATTCCATACGATTCGACAATATATATGCGCATGCGCCGTCGACGCAATATTCGATATTTTCTCTATTTTCTTCAATGTACAACGACATTTCATACTATGGTATGACCAACAGGTACCCTTATCTTAAGCTGGATTCGATCTCCAATACTCTGTCCAGCCATGGTTTTCGCACGGGGTTTTTCTGGAGTGCGGATTCCCGGTTCCAGCGAGTCGATGAGTTCCTGCTTAACAAGGGATTGGACGCGATTCAGGATTTTCGCGGGCAGAAATGCGCCACCCCCACGTTCAAGCTCAGTTCCGAGACATGGAAGAACATGGACTACAACAGCGACCTTTGCACGGCCCAAGCGACCATCGACTGGCTGAACACGGATGCGGAAAAACCCTTCTTCGCCATAATGTTCACGGCGATGACCCACTATCCCTACCTCGTCACCGACAGCCCGATGTTTACGAAAATGTCGCGTTCCGCCCGCGACACCACGCTGGTTCACTACTCGGATGACGACAAATTCAATTCCTATCTCAATGCGCTGAAGATCGGCGACCTGGCGTTTGGCCAGATCCTTGATTCGCTCAAGCAGTCTGGCAAGCTCGATTCAACGCTCGTGGTCATACTGGGCGATCATGGCGAGGCGTTTGGAGAGCATGGCGACTATGTTCATGCCAGCGCGATCTATGAGGAAAACATCCACATCCCGCTCATCATGATCAACAAGCATCTTTTTCATGATGAGGTCGTGCATTCCGTCGGCGGAATTGTCGACATCGCCCCGACGATCCTCGATATACTCGGGATTCCGCTGCCAAAGCAGTGGCAGGGGCGCAGCCTGTTCAGCGAGCAACGGCCGAACAAGACCTTTTTCTTCAATCCCTGGAGTGGTTTCCTGTTCGGCTATCGCGAGAATGACCGGAAGGTCATCTTCAACGCCACAACCGGCAAGGTCGAGGAATATGACCTCAAGGCCGATCCCGACGAAAGAACAAACCTCTTCAGGGACGATGCGAGCGACCGAAGCGCGCTGCTGCAGCCCATCGCAGGATGGGTGCAGTCGCAGAGGCGGCGCGTGGCCGATCTGGTCGCCGATGCGGCGAACGACACCCCGCGTTGCAGCATCACCAGCTTGGAGGTTGATGCAGCTGGCGTTGATTTTCAGGGGCCCCCCCGGTTCGACGTCCTGGTGGACGGAAAGCGTGTTGCCGGGTTCGACGTTCCGGGGAAGGAAAGCACGGCATCGACGTCCGAGGCCGCCGTGGCGGAGCTGAAGGACGCGTCGGCCGGCGCACAGCCGCTCCATGTCGACCTCAGCGGCGTGACGAATCCGCAGACGATCGAACTTCGCTATGTCAACGATCTGTGGGCCGGACCGGGCAAGGCGGGCGATCGCAACCTGTTTATCAAGAGCATCAGGTTGAACGGGCAGGTGGTGCCCAACAGCAGGCTGCACGTCGACGAACAGTCCCATGGCTATACCGACGATAGCGGGACGGCAATGTACACCAACGGCTCGTTGTGGGTCAGCGGGCCTTTTGTTGCAGGATGCATGTAG
- a CDS encoding Lrp/AsnC family transcriptional regulator — MAFRGSKSEVIDDLDREIIRYLSEDGRLSAAEIAGRMGGASERTIRNRIAALLQAKMIVIGAIPDPVALGRDVQVELIIEVEPGRSEEVAILLAEYDEIGYLAATSGSSNLSASLFVTDHAALLEFIDQELGKLPGVSRVTSLVVLRLYKVFGTRTTALPRGTGPSAKKKG; from the coding sequence TTGGCTTTTCGTGGGTCAAAATCAGAGGTCATTGACGACCTCGATCGTGAGATCATCCGTTATCTCTCTGAAGACGGACGCCTTTCGGCGGCCGAGATTGCAGGCAGGATGGGAGGCGCGTCGGAGCGCACCATCCGCAATCGCATTGCCGCGCTGTTGCAGGCCAAGATGATCGTCATCGGGGCTATTCCCGATCCAGTGGCGCTTGGACGCGACGTTCAGGTTGAACTGATCATCGAGGTCGAACCGGGGCGATCGGAGGAAGTCGCGATCCTGCTCGCCGAATATGACGAGATTGGCTATCTCGCCGCGACCAGCGGCTCGTCGAACCTTAGCGCTTCGCTTTTCGTCACCGACCATGCGGCGCTTCTGGAGTTCATCGACCAGGAGCTGGGCAAGCTGCCCGGTGTCAGCCGGGTGACGAGCCTCGTTGTCCTGCGGCTCTACAAGGTTTTCGGCACAAGGACGACCGCGCTTCCCCGTGGAACAGGCCCCAGCGCCAAGAAGAAGGGATAA